One part of the Verrucomicrobiota bacterium genome encodes these proteins:
- the grpE gene encoding nucleotide exchange factor GrpE, translating into MSENTEQKPDVIPTDADKPVETGTPDTIDLTPEQIADLLRKSALADELQDKNLRLIADMDNLRKRLAQEKIDALKYANESILEALLPVLDNFELALQSMDLTDNVQAIKDGIKMVYGQLKQNLKQDGLEEITALGQPFDHNFHDAISQEHSDEYPEDTVILEKRKGYMLKGKLLRPASVIVSKSPSKG; encoded by the coding sequence ATGTCCGAAAATACCGAACAAAAACCTGATGTTATACCCACCGATGCCGATAAACCAGTCGAAACGGGCACCCCGGACACCATCGACCTGACCCCCGAGCAAATCGCAGATCTCCTCAGGAAATCTGCGCTCGCCGATGAACTCCAGGACAAGAACCTCCGTTTGATCGCCGACATGGATAATCTGCGGAAACGTTTGGCCCAAGAAAAAATCGATGCGCTCAAGTACGCGAATGAATCCATCCTCGAAGCTTTGCTCCCTGTGCTGGATAATTTCGAACTCGCCCTCCAGTCGATGGATCTAACCGACAATGTCCAAGCCATCAAGGATGGGATCAAAATGGTTTACGGCCAGCTCAAGCAGAACCTTAAACAAGACGGGCTCGAGGAAATTACCGCCCTTGGCCAACCCTTTGACCACAATTTCCATGATGCCATTTCACAGGAGCACTCGGATGAATATCCCGAGGACACCGTGATCCTTGAGAAACGCAAAGGCTACATGCTCAAAGGCAAATTGCTCCGCCCCGCTTCCGTTATTGTCTCCAAATCCCCCTCAAAAGGGTAA
- a CDS encoding GAF domain-containing SpoIIE family protein phosphatase has translation MNIYADIIAIACFIATIVLYIRLSALKTANAILKKSQAQLIKEREILLEFLNNLGKASQEEINAETILDCVVKYSIKTTEAKSCAIFLIDQETKTLKAEYVEGAFPPPYLPEDFIMPKVVSAAKHFDQLIKSISIPLGLSVIGEAAATNAPILIESGKNDPRIPKFGERSLNTALSIDTMMAVPLTHAGETLGVMAVVNKKDDTPFNGSELHLFSSIADQAAYALHNATVSMAVAEKQRFDRELQVARDIQTILLPSAAPEIDGFELSGLNDTALAVGGDYYDYIRLDDNRWGIVIADVSGKGVPGAMVMSMFRSVIRSVAHETDSPAELFKKVNQRLFFDIKEDMFVSAAYAVIDSKNKTFTFSRAGHEAPLYYNAITQKVSSLSSQGMALGIDSGEVFDTLIEEKQIDLHAGDLIILYTDGVTEAHDLEGQEFGKDNLITAIKAATSENAETVLEKIQEQVERFVGAGEQYDDITLIALKYKG, from the coding sequence ATGAATATATACGCTGATATTATCGCCATTGCCTGTTTTATTGCCACCATCGTTCTTTATATACGGTTAAGTGCCCTCAAAACAGCCAATGCCATCCTTAAAAAATCCCAAGCCCAACTTATTAAGGAACGTGAAATCCTGCTCGAATTCCTGAACAACCTTGGTAAAGCCAGCCAAGAAGAGATCAATGCCGAGACCATCTTAGATTGTGTCGTCAAGTATTCGATCAAGACCACGGAAGCCAAAAGCTGCGCCATTTTCCTGATCGATCAGGAAACTAAAACATTAAAAGCCGAATATGTCGAAGGGGCCTTCCCTCCCCCTTATCTCCCGGAAGATTTCATCATGCCCAAGGTCGTAAGTGCTGCAAAACATTTTGACCAATTGATCAAAAGTATTTCCATTCCCTTAGGCTTGAGTGTGATCGGGGAAGCGGCTGCGACAAATGCCCCTATCTTGATTGAATCAGGTAAAAATGACCCCCGCATCCCGAAGTTCGGCGAAAGATCGCTGAATACCGCCCTTTCAATCGATACGATGATGGCGGTACCCCTGACCCATGCCGGCGAGACTCTCGGGGTCATGGCGGTCGTAAATAAAAAAGATGATACTCCCTTTAACGGCAGTGAACTGCACCTTTTTTCCTCAATCGCCGATCAAGCCGCTTATGCCCTGCATAATGCCACGGTATCGATGGCTGTAGCTGAAAAACAACGTTTTGACCGTGAGCTGCAAGTAGCCCGTGATATTCAAACTATCCTACTCCCTTCGGCCGCTCCCGAGATCGATGGTTTTGAATTATCCGGCCTCAATGACACGGCCTTGGCTGTGGGTGGGGACTATTATGATTACATCCGCCTCGATGATAACCGCTGGGGGATCGTGATCGCAGACGTGTCGGGCAAAGGGGTGCCCGGGGCCATGGTCATGTCCATGTTCCGCAGTGTGATCCGTTCTGTAGCCCATGAGACTGATTCACCCGCCGAGCTTTTTAAGAAAGTCAATCAACGCCTCTTCTTCGACATCAAAGAGGACATGTTTGTCAGTGCTGCATACGCGGTTATTGACAGTAAAAATAAGACCTTCACCTTCTCCCGGGCCGGCCACGAGGCACCCCTTTATTATAATGCCATCACTCAGAAAGTCTCATCCCTCTCTAGCCAAGGGATGGCCCTCGGCATTGACAGCGGTGAGGTTTTTGATACTTTAATCGAAGAAAAACAAATCGATCTCCACGCGGGAGATTTGATTATCCTCTACACTGACGGCGTCACAGAAGCCCACGATTTGGAAGGACAAGAATTCGGCAAGGACAACCTGATAACTGCCATAAAGGCGGCCACGTCCGAAAATGCCGAAACCGTCCTAGAAAAAATCCAAGAGCAGGTGGAACGTTTTGTCGGTGCGGGGGAGCAATATGACGATATCACATTGATCGCATTGAAATACAAGGGATAG